A window from Chitinophaga filiformis encodes these proteins:
- a CDS encoding glycosyltransferase: MDTFDMKPEILFVSTYSPRKCGIATFTADLTKELTHLLKQEFEISICALDKRANTENYAAPVSMVMDGCRLNSCIAGAEAINQNPAVKMVCVEHEFGLFGGNMGEYVLAFLSLLSKPFIIRFHTVLPDPDNERLKLVRSICLLADKVIVMTQHSHRLLVEDYDIEPEKLLIIPHGTHPIPPANRAELKNRFNLQNKKILTTFGLLSPNKGIELGIKAMVKIAAEFPEAVYVILGNTHPNLVESEGETYRESLERLIAENNLTQNVKLVNEFIPTDQLLKYLSLTDIYLFTSKDPNQAMSGTFMYAMSAGCAIISNAFVLANEMLDEDTGIIIQSGDENALADNAINLLRNEPLRHEMGKKAFMRTRNTLWGTVARKHAMLFYELMRKQSSTYNNIVAL, from the coding sequence ATGGATACATTTGATATGAAGCCAGAGATTCTCTTTGTGAGTACTTACTCCCCCCGCAAATGCGGCATAGCCACTTTTACCGCCGATCTCACCAAAGAACTAACCCATCTGCTGAAGCAAGAGTTTGAGATCAGTATATGTGCATTGGATAAAAGGGCCAATACAGAAAACTATGCAGCACCCGTCTCGATGGTGATGGATGGCTGCCGGTTGAATTCCTGTATAGCGGGTGCGGAAGCGATCAATCAGAATCCTGCTGTGAAGATGGTTTGCGTCGAACATGAATTCGGGCTTTTCGGCGGAAATATGGGAGAGTATGTACTCGCCTTCCTTTCCTTACTGAGCAAGCCTTTTATCATCCGTTTCCATACTGTATTACCTGATCCTGACAATGAAAGGCTGAAGCTGGTAAGAAGCATCTGCCTGCTGGCCGACAAAGTGATCGTAATGACCCAGCATTCACACAGACTACTCGTGGAAGACTATGATATTGAACCGGAGAAGCTGCTGATCATACCTCATGGTACGCATCCTATTCCTCCTGCCAACAGGGCAGAATTGAAAAACAGGTTCAATCTGCAGAATAAAAAGATCCTGACCACCTTCGGACTGCTTAGTCCAAACAAGGGAATTGAGCTCGGCATCAAAGCAATGGTGAAGATAGCTGCGGAATTTCCGGAAGCAGTGTACGTCATACTGGGGAATACTCACCCCAATTTAGTAGAGAGTGAGGGAGAAACTTACCGGGAAAGTCTCGAGCGACTGATCGCGGAAAATAATCTTACACAAAATGTAAAACTTGTCAATGAATTCATCCCGACAGATCAACTATTGAAGTATCTGTCTCTTACTGATATTTATCTTTTTACTTCAAAAGACCCCAACCAGGCTATGAGCGGTACGTTTATGTACGCGATGAGCGCCGGTTGTGCCATCATATCCAATGCCTTTGTGCTAGCCAATGAAATGCTGGACGAAGATACAGGCATCATTATTCAGTCGGGCGATGAAAATGCGCTTGCCGATAACGCCATCAATCTGCTGCGCAATGAACCGCTGAGACATGAAATGGGTAAAAAAGCATTCATGCGGACCAGGAACACCCTTTGGGGTACAGTTGCCCGCAAACATGCGATGCTGTTCTATGAACTGATGAGAAAACAATCTTCTACATACAATAATATTGTAGCACTGTAA
- a CDS encoding glycosyltransferase, translating into MHPHLQPTKTIQKKEPVTGKIALPAFNPDHVLNMTDSTGMIQHALRNMPNRKEGYCTDDNSRALLLTVLAWKQVRHPEMLKLMSVYLSFIHYMQMEDGYFHNFMHYNKQIVIDGGSEDAYGRTIMALGYLVADGPSPLTIKTAEDIFLKAAPHMDKLISLRGIANSLIGLCMFIGSHHPQDEHLNRATQLADKLVHEYRRYSDKDWHWFEEVLTYDNAMIPLALLHAYQIARQEEYLHTALEAICFLESKVFRDGVLYPVGNNGWCSKGGTTALFDQQPLDVMAMVLFYQQAFHITGDKKFLARGIRSWQWFMGENALEQPLYDKDTGGCSDGLHPDRVNENQGAESTIAFWIAYFAVSEMLDR; encoded by the coding sequence ATGCATCCGCATTTGCAGCCAACGAAAACCATTCAAAAAAAAGAACCCGTAACCGGCAAAATAGCCTTACCGGCATTTAACCCTGATCACGTGTTGAATATGACTGACAGCACGGGCATGATACAACATGCCCTGCGCAATATGCCCAACAGGAAAGAAGGTTATTGTACTGACGATAATTCCCGGGCACTGTTACTCACTGTGCTGGCATGGAAACAGGTCAGACACCCCGAGATGCTGAAGCTGATGTCCGTTTACCTGAGCTTTATCCATTATATGCAAATGGAAGACGGTTATTTTCACAACTTCATGCATTATAACAAACAGATCGTGATAGACGGCGGCTCGGAAGATGCTTATGGCAGGACTATTATGGCCCTGGGTTACCTGGTAGCTGACGGGCCCTCGCCGCTGACCATCAAAACGGCGGAAGATATTTTCCTGAAGGCTGCGCCTCATATGGACAAGCTGATCTCCCTCAGGGGCATTGCCAATAGCCTGATCGGGTTATGTATGTTCATAGGCTCCCATCACCCGCAGGACGAGCACCTGAACAGGGCTACGCAGCTGGCGGATAAACTGGTACATGAATATCGCAGATACTCGGATAAGGACTGGCACTGGTTTGAGGAAGTGCTGACCTACGACAATGCCATGATACCGCTGGCCCTCCTGCATGCTTACCAGATTGCACGGCAGGAAGAGTACCTGCATACGGCCCTGGAGGCTATCTGCTTCCTGGAATCCAAAGTGTTTCGTGATGGGGTACTGTATCCTGTCGGTAATAATGGCTGGTGCAGTAAGGGTGGTACTACCGCCTTGTTTGATCAGCAGCCCCTGGACGTGATGGCCATGGTATTGTTCTATCAGCAGGCATTCCATATCACGGGCGATAAAAAATTCCTGGCCAGGGGTATACGCTCGTGGCAGTGGTTCATGGGTGAGAATGCCTTAGAGCAGCCCTTATATGATAAAGATACCGGTGGTTGTTCTGATGGTTTACACCCCGACAGGGTCAACGAAAACCAGGGCGCAGAAAGCACCATCGCGTTCTGGATCGCTTATTTTGCCGTTTCTGAAATGTTAGACAGATAA
- a CDS encoding glycosyltransferase family 4 protein, giving the protein MKIAVLSPIVWRTPPRQYGPWEQVTSVLTEGLVKKGIDVTLFATGDSVTRAKLSSVCDHPLGEQPADFKVWECLHISALMERADEFDLIHNHYDFLPLTYSRLISTPMLTTIHGFSSPDIIPVYKKYNNSGHYVSISNSDRSGELRYIATVYNGIDESLFSFREVPEEYLLSFGRIHPEKGTHLAITIAQQLNMQLVICGLIQDARYFKEQVEPFIDGDTVIYKGNVGPAERNQLLGGAKALLHPVMFEEPFGLSIAEAMMCGTPVIAFNRGAMKELILEGKTGFLVNTVEEAVAAVAGIENIQRYSCHRHAMANFSQEQMVTRYIEVYKRIVSTA; this is encoded by the coding sequence ATGAAAATAGCAGTTCTATCCCCTATCGTCTGGCGCACTCCTCCCCGCCAGTATGGCCCGTGGGAACAGGTGACCTCCGTACTTACTGAAGGTCTTGTAAAAAAAGGAATTGATGTAACACTTTTTGCCACGGGCGATTCTGTCACCCGTGCAAAATTGTCGTCCGTATGCGATCATCCCCTGGGAGAACAACCGGCTGACTTCAAGGTATGGGAATGCCTTCATATTTCAGCCCTGATGGAGAGAGCAGATGAATTTGATCTCATACACAATCATTATGATTTTCTGCCCCTCACCTATTCCCGGCTGATCTCCACACCGATGCTGACCACTATTCACGGCTTCTCTTCGCCGGACATTATACCGGTGTATAAAAAGTACAACAATAGCGGTCATTATGTATCTATCAGCAACAGTGACCGGAGCGGTGAATTAAGGTATATTGCTACTGTATATAATGGCATTGATGAGTCCTTATTCTCTTTCCGGGAAGTACCGGAAGAATACCTGTTGAGTTTTGGCAGGATACATCCTGAAAAAGGCACACACCTGGCAATAACGATTGCACAGCAATTGAACATGCAGCTGGTCATCTGTGGCCTGATACAGGATGCCCGTTATTTTAAGGAGCAGGTGGAACCTTTTATTGATGGCGACACTGTTATTTACAAAGGGAATGTAGGACCTGCAGAGCGTAACCAGCTGCTGGGCGGTGCAAAAGCATTACTGCATCCTGTAATGTTTGAAGAACCCTTTGGATTGAGCATTGCAGAAGCGATGATGTGTGGTACGCCTGTCATTGCATTTAACAGGGGCGCTATGAAAGAGCTGATACTGGAAGGGAAGACCGGTTTCCTCGTCAATACAGTAGAAGAAGCTGTAGCTGCCGTAGCGGGTATAGAGAACATTCAACGGTATAGCTGTCACCGGCATGCAATGGCCAATTTCAGCCAGGAGCAAATGGTAACCCGTTATATCGAGGTATATAAAAGGATAGTCAGTACAGCCTGA
- a CDS encoding glycoside hydrolase family 130 protein encodes MTRKNIRITPDFKRVIPRFFNSGNERSLQIINKVVEMPEDAVCEVLGSVKKEFSCRYKDINEIFERHYSRISHLVPNGMTVTTERQHLLGAYFTMEYSLEAAALFNPSVVEAPDQSGLKPGEKRVIVSFRATGESHISSIEFREGVLDKDCNIHLEPPARFLTEGKLTGEKLNDKEHFAQQLSQLRLPEDIHVGILHQLTGEFTYSEIDIVLRTLLRGIKDPSDQQNMKQHVLELVDASYELHFPDYTGLSERVIFPVTFTEKNGIEDARFVKFVEEEGSCTYYATYTAYDGSFILPKLIKTCDFQHFEVSPLYGKGAVNKNLALFPKKINGKYAMLSRIDGVNNYIMFSDDLYEWENPILLQQPKYPWEFVQIGNAGSPLLTEKGWLIISHGVGPMRKYCLGAALFDLEDPTKELGRLQYPLLMPKEDERDGYVPNVVYSCGAMIHEGMVFIPYAVSDYASSFASVPLDKLLKALLKGG; translated from the coding sequence ATGACGAGAAAAAACATCAGGATTACCCCCGATTTTAAGAGAGTGATTCCACGCTTTTTTAATTCAGGGAACGAACGTTCTCTTCAAATCATCAACAAAGTGGTGGAAATGCCGGAGGATGCGGTATGTGAAGTGCTAGGCAGTGTGAAGAAAGAATTTTCCTGCAGGTACAAAGACATCAATGAGATCTTTGAGAGACACTACAGCAGGATCAGTCACCTGGTGCCCAATGGAATGACAGTGACCACAGAAAGGCAGCATTTACTGGGAGCTTATTTTACCATGGAATACTCCCTGGAAGCCGCCGCTCTTTTTAATCCTTCTGTGGTGGAAGCACCCGACCAGTCGGGCCTGAAGCCCGGGGAAAAGCGGGTCATAGTCAGCTTCAGAGCAACGGGAGAAAGTCATATTTCTTCTATCGAATTCCGGGAAGGAGTGCTGGACAAGGATTGTAACATCCACCTCGAACCTCCCGCCCGGTTCCTGACAGAAGGAAAGCTGACCGGTGAAAAGCTGAATGATAAAGAACATTTTGCCCAGCAATTGTCCCAGTTACGCCTGCCGGAAGACATCCACGTCGGCATATTGCACCAGCTTACCGGGGAATTCACCTACTCTGAAATAGATATCGTACTGCGTACCCTGCTGAGAGGCATTAAAGATCCTTCCGACCAGCAGAACATGAAGCAACATGTACTTGAATTAGTAGACGCCAGTTATGAGCTGCATTTCCCTGATTATACAGGCTTGTCAGAACGTGTTATCTTCCCGGTAACCTTTACAGAAAAGAATGGTATAGAAGACGCCCGTTTTGTGAAATTTGTAGAGGAAGAGGGATCCTGCACTTACTACGCGACTTACACCGCTTATGACGGTTCGTTCATCCTGCCTAAGCTGATCAAGACCTGCGACTTCCAGCATTTCGAGGTGTCTCCTTTATACGGGAAAGGGGCAGTGAATAAGAACCTCGCACTCTTTCCCAAAAAGATCAACGGGAAATATGCCATGCTGTCAAGAATAGATGGCGTGAACAATTATATCATGTTCTCAGACGATCTCTATGAATGGGAGAATCCTATCCTGCTGCAGCAGCCTAAATATCCGTGGGAGTTTGTGCAGATAGGTAATGCCGGCTCACCTTTGCTGACTGAAAAGGGATGGCTGATCATTTCGCATGGCGTAGGGCCTATGCGTAAATATTGCCTGGGCGCCGCTCTCTTCGATCTGGAAGATCCTACGAAGGAGCTGGGCCGTCTGCAATATCCTTTGCTGATGCCTAAGGAAGATGAGCGGGATGGTTATGTACCGAATGTGGTCTATTCCTGTGGTGCCATGATCCATGAAGGGATGGTCTTTATTCCTTATGCAGTATCCGATTATGCATCATCATTTGCCAGTGTACCGCTGGATAAATTACTGAAAGCTTTATTAAAAGGAGGATAG
- a CDS encoding AraC family transcriptional regulator → MKVTKFLLRHFINRGEMFHLARVKIFSRDDISLHNHDFAEIFWIEHGSGTHLINGKKVPLNTGDLVMIRAEDQHTFASNRQGITMMNLAFSLKTVQYFRKRYFSGTDDFFWKKGPLPYQAALDVNMLRSVTHQAEKIWKHQYSAIHLDSFLLLLFRLLLPDEQQPDNQDIPAWLNNAVQQFPVQSDLFRLGARGFASICGRNIDHVNRTVKKCYNKTLSSLVAELRMQFAARQLAVTNAPIKSICHDCGFNNLGHFYKQFQTIYKQTPSQYRDQHQRLA, encoded by the coding sequence ATGAAAGTCACTAAATTTCTCCTACGCCACTTTATTAACAGGGGTGAAATGTTTCATCTTGCCCGGGTGAAGATCTTTTCACGCGATGATATATCCCTGCATAACCATGACTTTGCAGAGATATTCTGGATTGAGCATGGCAGCGGTACCCATCTCATTAATGGGAAAAAAGTACCCCTGAACACCGGCGACCTGGTCATGATACGCGCAGAAGACCAGCATACATTTGCCTCCAACCGGCAGGGCATTACCATGATGAACCTGGCCTTTTCCCTGAAAACGGTGCAGTATTTCCGTAAAAGGTACTTTAGCGGAACGGACGATTTCTTCTGGAAAAAAGGCCCTCTTCCCTACCAGGCGGCCCTTGACGTCAATATGCTCCGTAGTGTGACCCACCAGGCGGAAAAGATCTGGAAGCACCAATACTCCGCCATCCACCTGGACAGTTTCCTGCTGTTGCTTTTCAGGCTTTTGTTGCCTGATGAACAGCAACCTGATAATCAGGACATTCCGGCCTGGCTGAATAATGCTGTTCAGCAGTTCCCGGTCCAGTCAGACCTGTTCCGTCTTGGCGCCCGTGGTTTTGCCTCCATCTGCGGCCGTAATATTGATCATGTGAACCGGACCGTCAAAAAATGCTATAATAAGACCCTATCCTCGCTTGTAGCGGAATTACGTATGCAGTTTGCCGCCAGGCAACTGGCGGTGACCAATGCCCCTATTAAGAGCATCTGCCATGACTGCGGATTTAACAACCTGGGCCACTTCTACAAACAGTTCCAGACCATTTACAAGCAGACACCTTCCCAGTACCGCGATCAGCACCAGCGACTGGCCTAG
- a CDS encoding glycoside hydrolase family 47 protein — translation MRKCILAAAAMICYLPVKAQTAELSNSVKQEFVKAWDTYKRYAWGHDVLLPLTKQYTDWYEAPLHISPLDAYSTMKVMGLQKQAREIEKYITDSCSFNTDVYVKTFDMNKRVLGGLLAMYSYTHNPKVLELTKDLGDRLLQAFKSPTGIPYYWVNLKTGKARGEKVNTAEAAAYTLEMGILSYYTKDPKYYQAAKKATLAVYGRRSAINLVGNVINTETGDWLETVSFIGAGGDVFYEYLLKTWLLFKDPEIKTMWEQTITAVHRYDAEESDTALWYRKTDMYTGEMKNSTVTLYDAFLPSLLCIDDDAERAAKLQSTWNGLWRKYGLEPMIYDYRKQLPAAPSYELNAEIIASAWYLYDYTKDTTYLQMGKQYYSDILKYCKTVNAFSSIADVRTKQQQNGLPTYFFAETMKYFYLLFTPDTGLNTAEYVFNTEAHPFRIADFKAAEIERRLGITL, via the coding sequence ATGAGAAAATGCATCCTGGCTGCCGCAGCCATGATCTGCTACCTACCTGTGAAAGCCCAGACAGCGGAGTTATCGAACAGTGTAAAACAGGAATTTGTAAAAGCCTGGGACACCTACAAACGATACGCATGGGGCCATGACGTGCTATTGCCGTTAACGAAGCAGTACACAGACTGGTATGAAGCACCACTACACATCTCTCCCCTCGACGCATACAGCACCATGAAAGTGATGGGCCTTCAGAAACAGGCCAGGGAGATAGAAAAATACATTACAGACAGCTGCAGTTTTAATACTGACGTATATGTGAAGACCTTTGATATGAATAAGCGTGTGCTGGGGGGCTTGCTTGCCATGTATTCCTACACACACAATCCGAAAGTGCTGGAGCTCACAAAAGATCTGGGCGACCGTTTGTTACAGGCCTTCAAATCGCCTACAGGTATTCCCTACTACTGGGTGAACCTGAAGACGGGCAAGGCAAGAGGAGAAAAGGTGAACACGGCTGAAGCGGCAGCGTATACCCTGGAAATGGGCATCCTGAGCTACTATACAAAAGATCCGAAATATTACCAGGCAGCCAAGAAAGCAACGCTGGCCGTTTATGGCAGACGTTCTGCGATCAATCTTGTAGGAAACGTGATCAATACTGAAACGGGAGATTGGCTGGAGACAGTCAGCTTTATCGGCGCCGGCGGGGATGTCTTCTATGAATACCTGCTGAAGACCTGGCTGCTGTTTAAAGACCCTGAGATCAAAACCATGTGGGAGCAGACCATCACTGCTGTTCACAGGTACGATGCGGAAGAAAGTGATACGGCATTGTGGTACAGGAAAACAGATATGTACACGGGTGAGATGAAGAACAGCACAGTAACGCTTTATGATGCATTCCTCCCTTCGTTGCTGTGCATTGATGATGACGCTGAAAGAGCTGCCAAGCTTCAATCTACCTGGAATGGCCTGTGGAGGAAGTATGGACTGGAACCGATGATCTATGATTATCGTAAACAACTGCCTGCTGCTCCCTCCTATGAACTGAATGCTGAGATCATAGCGTCTGCCTGGTATCTGTACGATTATACAAAAGATACTACCTACCTGCAGATGGGTAAACAGTATTACAGCGATATACTGAAATATTGTAAAACGGTAAATGCCTTTTCATCTATAGCCGACGTACGGACAAAGCAACAACAGAACGGACTACCGACCTATTTCTTTGCAGAAACGATGAAATATTTCTACCTGCTGTTTACACCGGATACCGGTTTGAATACGGCGGAATATGTTTTCAATACCGAAGCGCATCCTTTCAGAATAGCAGATTTTAAAGCAGCAGAAATAGAGAGACGGCTTGGTATCACATTATAA
- a CDS encoding YciI family protein, translating to MKTVVIGESSGASMETIMSIYPRHKAVMEKYIESGELIGAGPFADRGNMAIFRTREAAEQFVQEDPFILEGMVKSVTIRDWMDEML from the coding sequence ATGAAAACAGTAGTAATCGGTGAATCATCCGGAGCCTCTATGGAGACTATTATGAGCATTTACCCCAGGCACAAGGCCGTGATGGAAAAATATATCGAAAGTGGTGAGCTGATTGGTGCGGGGCCTTTTGCAGACAGGGGAAACATGGCCATTTTCAGGACGAGGGAAGCTGCGGAACAGTTTGTGCAGGAAGATCCGTTTATCCTGGAAGGAATGGTAAAGTCAGTAACGATCAGGGACTGGATGGACGAGATGCTATAA
- a CDS encoding CshA/CshB family fibrillar adhesin-related protein, whose translation MPKFLLLSTFLLWFHTQSFAQLADKGAGSLKNLVWWMDWADVKIEDGITKTFITADGLTITATFSGVAGTPLAPGIMNTWNGAILKNLYNFSDPAIKPAIAAPNNFNNSNFTLTVKATRRGKPIAFTLVASDAEASNSLETLTMTTSAGNWRTLEFFRNSSQVNNPASGCGTQTISITETYAGTPNVGQLPIVATDVPATGNVKVDVSLLRSTHGSSAVAFGIIEAVDEGDLPASYGYATHQLVYATQNPCNAQAPLPATAWDTNLKLGSIAGDADAVGMSDDNQQGQDEEAVTAFRDYNGNGVYDVTVPLTNTTGKTAYLSAWFDYNRNGMFEVNESVTATVAPNATVATLTWTSLPAGFIAGRVPLYGFRFRLSTDLQAVRTPNGLAPDGEVEDYLVSIKAPCSANINTLSNMVLCAGKPAQLNATGGISYKWTPATGLSSDSIPDPVATPTVTTTYKVSGVDASGCPGTATLTIYVNPSPIFTKRSDTAICAGNSLQLSAVSDIPATYSWWPDSSLNNSIIPNPVATPLTSTSYTITATTIYGCTSKSAINITVNPAPDMRVMPDTPVVCLGQSVEIQARGADVYEWYTDRDSLLTTNSLIAVAPTCDSTFKIYMEQHTCAVADTFLVPVKVYDLPVTAVTKSGDIDCAHPEVLLEASGGVYYNWQPANGMANNLVANPVVSPVKTATYEVTVMDEHGCTQVETVTVNVDIALAFTRSPIPTAFTPNGDGKNDCFGLKFWGETNTFEFSIYNRVGNLVFNTRYPGDCWDGTFKGMEQPAGSYIYMIKAKTICGDVLRRGTVVLAR comes from the coding sequence ATGCCAAAATTTTTACTACTATCCACATTCCTGTTATGGTTTCATACTCAGTCATTTGCGCAACTGGCCGATAAAGGGGCCGGATCTTTGAAAAACCTTGTGTGGTGGATGGACTGGGCTGATGTGAAGATTGAAGACGGAATTACGAAAACATTTATTACCGCTGATGGGCTTACCATCACTGCCACCTTTTCAGGTGTGGCGGGAACGCCTCTTGCACCCGGTATTATGAATACCTGGAATGGCGCTATCCTGAAAAACCTGTACAACTTTTCTGATCCGGCCATCAAGCCGGCCATTGCTGCTCCGAACAATTTCAACAACAGCAATTTCACGCTTACTGTGAAGGCTACCCGCCGTGGGAAGCCAATTGCCTTTACATTGGTAGCCAGCGATGCAGAAGCAAGTAATTCACTGGAAACGCTGACCATGACTACCTCCGCCGGCAACTGGCGCACGCTGGAATTCTTCAGGAATTCATCGCAGGTAAATAATCCTGCATCCGGTTGCGGTACACAAACGATCAGCATTACAGAAACATATGCAGGAACACCTAACGTCGGACAATTACCGATCGTAGCTACCGACGTACCGGCAACAGGAAATGTAAAGGTAGACGTCAGCCTGTTGAGGTCTACACACGGCAGCAGTGCTGTTGCCTTTGGCATTATTGAAGCGGTGGATGAAGGCGACCTGCCTGCCAGTTATGGCTATGCTACACATCAATTGGTATACGCTACACAAAACCCCTGTAATGCCCAGGCGCCATTGCCGGCCACTGCATGGGATACTAACCTGAAACTGGGCAGTATTGCCGGCGATGCAGATGCTGTTGGTATGAGCGACGATAATCAGCAGGGACAGGATGAGGAAGCTGTTACAGCCTTCCGCGACTATAATGGCAATGGTGTGTATGATGTCACTGTTCCACTCACAAATACCACGGGAAAAACAGCCTATCTCAGTGCCTGGTTCGACTATAACCGCAACGGTATGTTCGAGGTGAATGAATCTGTTACTGCAACAGTAGCGCCCAATGCAACAGTGGCTACACTGACCTGGACCTCGCTGCCTGCCGGATTTATTGCCGGAAGGGTTCCCCTGTATGGATTCAGGTTCCGTTTGTCAACCGATCTGCAGGCTGTTAGAACGCCCAACGGTCTTGCGCCTGATGGAGAAGTGGAAGATTATCTCGTCAGCATCAAAGCGCCCTGCTCGGCCAATATCAATACTTTATCCAACATGGTGCTTTGCGCCGGTAAACCGGCACAATTAAATGCTACCGGTGGCATCAGCTATAAATGGACGCCTGCCACAGGATTATCATCAGACAGTATTCCCGATCCGGTGGCAACACCCACGGTAACAACTACCTATAAGGTAAGCGGAGTAGATGCTTCCGGTTGCCCCGGCACGGCCACGCTTACCATCTATGTCAATCCTTCTCCCATATTTACCAAAAGAAGTGATACCGCTATCTGTGCCGGCAACAGTCTGCAGCTTTCAGCGGTTTCCGATATTCCGGCTACTTACAGCTGGTGGCCGGATTCTTCATTGAACAACAGTATTATTCCCAATCCTGTTGCTACTCCGCTCACCAGTACCAGCTATACTATAACCGCAACCACCATATACGGTTGTACCAGCAAATCTGCTATCAATATCACTGTAAATCCTGCACCCGATATGAGAGTGATGCCGGATACACCGGTGGTGTGCCTGGGGCAGTCGGTGGAGATCCAGGCCAGGGGCGCCGATGTGTATGAGTGGTATACCGACCGGGATTCATTACTGACTACCAATTCGCTGATCGCTGTAGCGCCTACCTGCGATTCCACTTTTAAGATCTACATGGAGCAGCATACCTGTGCCGTTGCAGACACTTTCCTGGTGCCGGTAAAGGTATACGACCTGCCGGTTACTGCGGTTACAAAATCTGGCGATATTGACTGCGCGCATCCGGAAGTGCTCCTTGAGGCCAGCGGAGGTGTTTATTACAACTGGCAGCCTGCCAATGGTATGGCGAACAACTTAGTGGCAAATCCTGTCGTGTCTCCGGTAAAAACAGCTACCTATGAAGTGACGGTGATGGATGAACACGGCTGCACGCAGGTGGAAACAGTGACCGTGAATGTGGACATTGCACTGGCTTTCACGCGCTCGCCCATTCCAACGGCTTTTACACCTAATGGCGATGGTAAGAACGATTGCTTCGGATTAAAGTTCTGGGGTGAAACAAATACATTCGAGTTCAGCATATATAACCGCGTAGGAAACCTCGTGTTTAATACACGCTACCCGGGCGACTGCTGGGATGGGACCTTCAAAGGTATGGAGCAGCCGGCAGGTTCCTACATATACATGATCAAAGCTAAAACGATCTGCGGGGATGTATTAAGGAGAGGTACTGTGGTACTGGCCCGTTAA
- a CDS encoding DUF3592 domain-containing protein, with product MKRRIIWGVLLLLTFLIWYTWMPADMYLFMPVFLAIVGGILCFIFMAQTFADFTDIEEITQWDRHPKQWYHNMAFVCIPVAIVLMIVFGMHYTKLENEELKQFGERVPATIVDGYYRKSSKSSTYKLTISYYTKQGKHVRTQKDVESEQYEHASKGQHVEVIYSTKHPSLVKILLGDEMVEEFTGIKSRNLTLEDMSKMLNMPGDSILPALNKISYRWTTADDDSTTYMNESKKVFFSAEPHVRVTYVAMRDGFVSMMDDIRNSGFKKEATDTTARENQIGTLSIYTKGDLKLVVHKKQLEREVDQNDNSSIIAAAAGLNTETALVVTMFRN from the coding sequence ATGAAAAGAAGAATTATCTGGGGCGTACTGCTCCTACTTACATTCCTGATATGGTATACCTGGATGCCGGCAGATATGTACCTGTTTATGCCGGTTTTCCTGGCCATTGTCGGGGGTATTTTATGCTTCATCTTTATGGCGCAGACATTTGCAGACTTTACAGACATAGAAGAGATCACACAATGGGACAGACATCCCAAACAGTGGTATCACAATATGGCGTTTGTATGTATACCTGTTGCAATCGTACTGATGATCGTATTCGGGATGCATTACACTAAACTGGAGAACGAGGAATTGAAACAGTTCGGTGAAAGAGTGCCTGCTACCATCGTAGATGGTTATTACAGGAAAAGCTCCAAAAGCAGCACTTACAAATTGACAATATCCTACTACACCAAACAGGGGAAACATGTACGTACCCAAAAGGACGTAGAAAGCGAACAATATGAACATGCCAGCAAAGGCCAGCATGTGGAAGTGATCTATTCCACCAAACATCCCTCTCTTGTGAAGATCTTGCTGGGAGACGAAATGGTAGAGGAATTTACAGGTATCAAAAGCAGGAATCTGACCCTTGAAGACATGTCAAAGATGCTGAACATGCCGGGCGACAGCATTCTGCCGGCCTTGAACAAGATCAGCTATCGCTGGACAACAGCTGATGATGACAGCACCACTTACATGAACGAGAGCAAAAAGGTCTTCTTCAGCGCCGAGCCACATGTACGCGTGACTTATGTTGCGATGCGCGATGGTTTCGTGAGCATGATGGACGATATCCGTAATTCGGGTTTCAAAAAGGAAGCAACAGACACTACTGCCCGTGAAAACCAGATAGGCACCTTGTCGATCTATACCAAAGGTGATCTGAAGCTGGTAGTACATAAAAAGCAGCTGGAACGTGAGGTAGATCAGAATGACAATTCTTCCATTATTGCTGCGGCAGCGGGCCTTAATACGGAGACGGCTCTGGTGGTGACTATGTTCAGGAATTAG